In the Glycine max cultivar Williams 82 chromosome 19, Glycine_max_v4.0, whole genome shotgun sequence genome, GAGCATTGACTTGCATTACATGTTCACATATGTATggatatttttaagaaaatgtcaAAATTGTCAATCAAAATAGTGCTGCGCCCGCTTTTAACATAGTGAAAACATAAATATACATGAAATCAAAACTTGAAAAATGGCAGCAAATTTTATGCAAGGAAAATTCAaaaatgtacttttttttatagaatttaatttctatacacctttaatatttaaaataaatgacaatTTACTTTATAgtgcaaaaatattttactttttatattcttataaataaaactagaaaatcaatcaaagtttacaataataattatggtaaagttaacaaatttaaagaatacgacgtttttttttcctatgatTAATAAAGAATATGACGTTATTTCAAGTActctaaaaattaacaataacaatTCTAAAATGAGCTGTCCaaggaatataaaaaatagagtagaaatttgagaaattaaataattaagaaaatggaAACAAATATACCTTATGATCACTAGACAAGTCCACGGCCTCACCTCCTCTTCCCAACACGGCCCTAGAATCACCGCAATTAGCAACGATAACCTCCTCCACCGCCACGACGGCGACAACCGCTGTGGAACCCACCATCCTGACGGCCGCGTTACCGGCGACCTCGCTGTCCATTTTCCGAAAACACCCTTCCATCACTCCCCGCCAGTCCCATTCCACGTGACTCTCACTACTCCCCACCACTTCCTCCGCCACCAGCCGGTGCAGCCTCTCCTTGCACGCCTCCGCCACCTGAGCTCCGCCGTGGCCGTCGTACACCGCAAAGAAGTCGCACTTCGCTGCAAACCCTATCTCCGAGCTCACCGCGTCCTCCATCTCCGTCCTGCTCCCTATCACCGACGCCGAACCGTACGACAAAACGCCGTCGCTTTGCTTCGACGACAATCGCTCTTCCTCTTCCGACGACGAGGAAGCCAGCGACAGCGATATCTCCACGTGCTCGTcaatctctctcttctctccttcaGAATCCACCGCCGGCGGTTGAGACACGCCGCCAGCGCCGGCGTCATTCCTGACGCGGATCTTCGTCTGGCAAGTGTACTTCATTCGCTTGATTTTGATCCTTCTCCGGCCACCGTTCTTGAACCTCGTGACGATCTCGCCGGAATCAGACTCCACTGGTCGAGCAGCGTTTGCCGGCGACGATTGGCGTTTTGGCGTCTTCATAGTCGTTTTTGCATGTAACGAAGGAAAGAACTGAACACAACACAACAACACAAAACAGGACAACACGAAACTCAGAACATGACGACATAAAAAAAACGGCAATAAAAGAGAAACGGCGTGTAGTGAGGAAGGAGGGAGTTTAAAGTGTTTGATTGCGAGATCTGAGAGGCGTGGAATGTGGACCGTTGATTTGAAAGGGAGGGTGTGATGGGGGTAACAGGTGGATATTTAAGGACCAGTGGGTTGGATTCTAGTGAGGGAGACGTGGACGGCTGAGATTGGAGGAGTAGGTACGTGGAGCGTCGATGTTGTGAGAAGCGATACGGTTGTGTGAAAGATGAGGTGAGGGTGGGGGCCATTGGTGAAAGGAAatgataaaaagagagaagggTCAGAGTCATAGGTTAGTTTACGTGGCATGATAGAGGTTGCTTTCCGtaatttttgcttttgttgAGTTGCGCGAGATCGGAGGACAGTGTTCTCTCAAGCTGGGTTGCGTCTCTGATTTGGGCCATAGATACGATTTGCTCTCTTTccaactttttttataagatttttttaaaattttaaatgtattgattattttttcacatattttaattaattattttttttaaaaaaattaaatagataaaaagataaaataataataattttgaaatcataatataaataattgatatatttaatatgattaattaaattaattaatttttataaaaaaatataaattaattaaaaatgtcttAAAATTAAGAACAAGGAGAGTATTACGCAGGGCAGAGACATATCGCAGTCactctcttcttttcctttctttctctgTCCATGCTGATATTATTTCGTGTGGCCTAACCTTGTGCGCcttgttttcttttgtattttactaTGTTCGTTCATCTCCGAAGCCTATATCATTTTTTGAAAAGGAAGCCAAACGTTTGGTGTTTgaacattttgtttttatattattattatttatttgtatattttattcttgaaaTCTTATTTATAgggttttaatgttttgtaACTGGTATGATTGTTTGTCTTTcgtggtgatttttttttttttgctttttaaaaataataatattaggtACATTCTGTTCGGTGAATTATTATAGTCGTAGACTAGTGGCCCTAAGTTATGGGAAAATATCTTAGTGCCAGCTGCGGGTTTCTCCTCCCTGCGCCGAGTTTCCATAAAAAAGACATACGTAACTGGCAATCAGTGATTTGCCTGCACTTCTTTCAATAAACACGTGTGACAAATTTTCATGCTGTGTCGcaaacataattataaaaaggttaaaatatatgtttagtttttcaaaatataaaaatgtttagaatttatttttgtaagatttttagtatattttttattttcataaaattaaaatgtgttattttttttgtgcgGCATAGAATAAGGTTTGAACATTCGAACTTATGTGCATGacttttaatatcaattatatatataatcgatgtaaaaaatatcatattttacattgattataCACACAATCTGAACCTACTTACACGCCAAAAAAAtgttgtgttttaattttgtaaggACGAAAAGcatattgaaaattttgcaGGAACggattccaaatattttcatatttatgaggacaaaaaaacatattttgctcTTATGAAAAATCGACCTAGTCATCGATTCAATTGTAGCACTAGGTCAATGTGTTTGAGGTCGAACTAGTGGGTCAGTTATTAGCCTGGTTGATTCAAGGATATTATGGTATTTTCCATTGGTTGTGAAATCCAATGGTTGTTGGTCCAGTTGTAAACTAATTGTGTTAGTGAAAATATCATCTTGAAGAGTGAGGATTGGATGTAGTCCTATATTAAGgtgaactaatataaaaatatttgtgcaCTCTTCCTCCCCATCTCTTTTATGTTGCTCTTGCATAGATCTCAAATatggtttttattaaaaacactaaatttgttattttacttCTTAACAATAGGACCAAACTTGTTTTGATCAAAAGGCTTTGAAAGAAAAGcttttatctttaaaagaaCTATTTTTTCTAGAATGGTTATATTTCCATGTTGAGCAAGAGGCAAGGAACTATTCCAACTACCCTTTTGTTCTAGTGCACAAGCTCTAAGAAGGTCCTCTAAGGATTGGATGATTCTCTCGATCTGGCCAGCaatttgaggatgataagctaAACTCAACCTATGCTTGGTTCCCCAAGCTTTATGTAAACTTTCCCAAAACTCTATCAGATTACAAAAGATTAGATGACCAATATAGAAGAAAAGAGTACTTAACTAGATGACCAATGTTGTTGTCTGTCCTATCTCTATCGTCCATCGTCCAACAATCAACAATCTCCACCTTGGTTCAATAACATTTTTGAATTACAAGTAACTTTGTTCATCTCTAGCAATCTACATTAAGTACATCCAGGCAGTGCATAAACTTACTTCTTGGAACATGCTTCATGAACATATCAGTTGTATTCTCCCTCGTATTAACTTTCTGGACTTTGACCTTATTCTTAGTACGAATAAGTTGTATTTGATGTTAATGTGTTTAGTCCTTTCATGATGGAATTGATCCTTGGCTAAATAGATTGCACTTAGACTGTTGTAGAAAATGACAACCTTTTCTTGTGAAAATCAAAGATTTCTAATCGGACCCTTCAGTCAAATCCCTTCATTTGTTGCCTCTTCCAAAGCCATGTGCTCTTCCTATATAGTGGATTCACTATTAGAGATAGGGGGAACAACATGAGCAACATGGTACAACCTAAGGCtaaagcttgaagaagtttttttGGAGAAGTTTTGGCTTTTACATGCCTAACTCccttgagtggcatttgtattggttgttatttttgttgttgcatcttagtacaTTTGATATATGTTTTGCATTGTGCATTATCATAGTGCGTGtgaagaaaattttctaagttaaaaaaatttctttagagGCAAAAACTCTCTATGTTAATCGATTGCAAcctcattgtaatcgattacaacaaatTGTTTGAAGCTTGTAGAGTTAAGTCTCGTATCGGTTTAATCGATTATCGATATCTCATAATTGATTACACTGCTGTTTGAGACAATGATTGATTTAGTCAGGAGTCtccactttaatcgattaccaagtggattaatcgattacttctctctCGTTCATGTGTTCAGAGGTGaaaaagaacactttaatcgattacataggtCATCTACTCGATTATATTGTCCTTGAGTTGTTTTCTAGATGTTGGATGAACACTTTAATTCATTACTTAgataatctaatcgattactttgttaaaataatcgattaccttatagatttaatcgattactgacaattataattgttttctctataaataaccttatgttagaccttgtggcctcaataatcttaagagggatagactTAGAATGCTGAAGAagcagcaacaatcaatttaataatgttctttaaacatgcaaggaaaaattgattgcaataacataaatgagataagggaagagagaatgcaaacacagttttatactggttcggccacaacccatgcctatgtccagtactcaagcaacccacttgagatttccactatctttgtaaaatcctttacaacttctgaaccacatagggacaacccatcccttgtgttcaggaatccttacaactcaagagaccctcggtcccttaattaatttcattgagtaagaagaatggaagaagaaatctctcttcaagagaagaatattacaatgaagatcatgtaagaatccttatagatttggcaagtgtttggccaaggatttcttttgagagagcatttggcaatgaagttcttttggaatctctctcattgtcttttgag is a window encoding:
- the LOC100818568 gene encoding probable protein phosphatase 2C 8 is translated as MKTPKRQSSPANAARPVESDSGEIVTRFKNGGRRRIKIKRMKYTCQTKIRVRNDAGAGGVSQPPAVDSEGEKREIDEHVEISLSLASSSSEEEERLSSKQSDGVLSYGSASVIGSRTEMEDAVSSEIGFAAKCDFFAVYDGHGGAQVAEACKERLHRLVAEEVVGSSESHVEWDWRGVMEGCFRKMDSEVAGNAAVRMVGSTAVVAVVAVEEVIVANCGDSRAVLGRGGEAVDLSSDHKPHRPDELMRIEEAGGRVINWNGQRVLGVLATSRSIGDQYLRPYVISKPEVTVTQRSSKDEFLILASDGLWDVMSSEVACQVVRKCFQGQIRRVCDGVGNHQNRATEAADLLAEIALAKGSRDNTSVIVVELRGTVTTD